The DNA segment TCTTTTTAAAGGGCGTTCAAAAATGATTGCTCTTCTTGTCCCAGATATAATGAACCCTTTCTTCCCTGAACTTGCCAGGGCTGTGGAAGATGTGACCAAACAACATAATTTCACCTTTGTTTTATGTAATACCGATGATGATATCGATAAAGAAATGGCTTATTTAGATGCATTAAAGCAAAAGTCTGTAGACGGAATCATTATTGTTTCGAGTACCATTACTGCTGAGGACATCAACGGGATGGGAACTCCGATTGTGGCTCTCGATAGGATTCTTAGTTCTAGTCTATCTTCCGTTACTGTTAATAATTGTGTTGGCGCTAGAGAAGCTGTCCAACATTTAAAGGCGATTGGCTGTCAGAGGATCGCCCATGTTTCAGGACCAGAGAATGTGAGTAACGCTAAACAACGTTTGAAAGGCTATCTTGAAGAAGTGCAAGACGAGCAATGGTTTCACCCTAGCTATATAGAACAAGGAGACTATCATTTTGAAAATGCCAAAGCAGCAACTGAAAAGCTCCTCAACAAACATCGTGATATCGATGGTCTTTTTGTAGCGAATGACCTTATGGGTGTTGGTGCATTAAAGGCAGCCGAGTCACTGGGAATCAACGTACCTGAGGACCTCTCGATCATAGCTTTTGATGGTATCAGCCTTGGGGAGACCACCTCCCCCGCTTTAACAACCATGGCACAGCCCATTTACCAGGCAGGGGCCAGAGCAGCAGAAATACTTATTGAACAAATTGAGAATCAGAACCTTGCTACGACGAACGAAGAATTCTCTGTGAAACTAGTTGAACGACAATCCACTAGGAGGTGTTCACCATGAGCCATCAGCCGACGGTAACCGTTGTCGGGAGTATCAATATGGATTTAGCCGTTTCGACAGATGTTATGCCGCTTCAAGGTGAAACTGTTCTTGGAAAAAAGTTTGCCACGTACCCTGGAGGTAAAGGGGCAAACCAGGCTGTAGCTGCGGCAAGGCTAGGTGCGAACGTGAATATGATCGGCGCTGTCGGTGGAGATATTTTTGGAAGGGAATTACTTCATCATCTTCACAACGAGACTATCGATACATCGGCTGTGCACACATTAGACCATGTTCCTTCTGGGACAGCGACGATTATCTTATCTGAACAAGATAATCGAATTATCGTTGCCCCCGGTGCAAATGGAATGGTCTCTCCTGAGTTAGTTCAGAGTCATAAATCTATCATTAAGAATAGTGATGTGATCCTATTACAATTGGAAATTCCGATAGAGACAATTAGTTACGTAGCAGCCTTAGCTTACGACCTGGGGGTGCCCGTGATACTCAACCCTGCTCCCTATCAAAAGCTCCCAGCTGCTTTGTTAAGTCAAGTCGAATTCTTAACGCCAAATGAAACCGAAGCGAAGTCTTTAACTAAAGATCCAGTGCTTGATATTCTTCGTGAGAAAATGATTATCACACAAGGTGATCGGGTGTTGTCATTCACCGGAACGACTCAGACATGACGATTCCTGGATACAATGTGCCTCTTCAAGATACTACCGGTGCGGGTGATACCTTTAATGGCGCGCTTGCGACACGATTAGCCAGCGGCAAACGTTTAGAGGATGCTGTGAATTATGCTAACGCAGCTGCAGCCATGTCTGTTACGAAGTTAGGTGCTCAAAGCGGCATGCCAATCAAGGATGAGGTCGAACAGTTTTTGCAAGAAAGGTCTGATCACCAATGAAGAAAACAGGCATATTAAATCGTGAGCTAGCTTCTATTCTAGCAAGACTTGGACATACGGATACCATTATCATTGCAGATTGCGGTATGCCCATCCCCGAGGATACAAAATGTGTTGACCTCTCCGTAACTCTTGGATCGCCAAGCTTTGAATCGATCCTACAGGTAATAGCAGATGATATGGAAATTGAAGCGATTACTCTAGCAGAAGAAATGAAACAGCATAATGCCTCTATCCATGATAACGTTCTGAGCTATTCGAAGTCGATCCATTATACAAGTCATGAAGATTTAAAAACTCAAGCCAAAAACGCCAAGGCAGTGATTCGAACAGGGGAAAATACTCCTTATGCGAATGCCATTCTGCAGTCAGGGGTCATTTTCTAGACGAAGGAGGGGAGAAATATGGTGGCTACACCTTTTATTGAGATGAGTAAGATTAATAAATCGTTCGCTGGCAACCAGGTGTTAAAGGATGTTGATTTCACTGTTCACCCAGGGGAAGTGCATGCGCTCATGGGGGAAAATGGTGCTGGAAAATCAACTTTAATCAAAGTGTTAACTGGCATTCACCCAAGAGACGGCGGGACTATTCAGTTAAAAGGTGAAGAAGTTACGTTTACCAATCCCAAACAAGCCGAACATAAAGGAATGGTTGTCATCCATCAGGAGCTAAATATCATTCCACACTTAACGGTCACCCAGAATATGTTTCTTGGAAAAGAGCTGACCTACGGGAAGTCTGGCATTCTAAAGATGAAAGAAATGCGCCAACAAACGCTTGAGAACTTGGAACGCCTCGGTGTAACGAATATCAATCCAGATGAAGAAGCTGGCCATCTTTCCGTTGGTAAACAGCAAATGGTCGAGATCGCCCGTGCCGTTTCCACAAATGCGGAAATGATCATTATGGACGAGCCGACAGCGGCGCTGACTGAACGTGAAATCGAACGTCTCTTTGATGTCGTTAACTCTTTACGAGAACAAAACGTCAGCATCATTTATATTTCCCATAGGATGGAGGAAATTTTTCAAATATGTGACCGAATTACAGTACTTCGTGACGGTTCATACGTCGGGACAGAAAATATTTCTGAGACCTCCTTTAAAGCGATTGTAAAAATGATGGTTGGCCGCGAACTTGGTGAACGTTTTCCTGAGCGAACGGGCGAACGCGGAGATGTGGTACTTGAAGTAAAGCATTTAGCCAGAACGGGCCTTTTCACTGATGTCAATTTCTCCGTGCATCAGGGAGAGATTCTCGGTGTAGCTGGACTTATGGGGGCTGGCCGAACTGAAATTATGGAAGCCATCTTTGGTTCACGTAAGAAAACGCATGGCAGTATTTCCTTAAACGGCGAACCATTAACGATTAAACACCCACGGGATGCGATTCGTTCAGGTATTGGCTTTATAACTGAGGATCGAAAAGATGAAGGGCTTGTGCTTAATTTGTCGATACGGGAGAATATTGCATTGACAAATACGAAAGCGATTTCGAATGGTGGCTGGATTTCTTCTTCTAATGAAATGAAGTTGATTGACGAGTTGATTGAAAAGCTTCACGTAAGAACGACAGGGCGCGAGCAAGAGGTTCGCTCATTAAGTGGTGGAAACCAGCAAAAGGTCGTCATCGCCAAATGGCTCGGTATTAAACCAAAGCTTCTCATCCTAGATGAGCCTACACGCGGTGTAGATGTTGGTGCTAAAAAAGAAATTTACCATATTATGAATGAACTCACTGAACAGGGGGTCGCTATCATTATGGTTTCGTCAGAACTTCCAGAGGTTCTAGGGGTAAGTGACCGGATTATGGTGATTCATGAAGGAAAAGTCGCACGTATCATCGACAGCGATGAGGCTGATCAAGAAAAAATAATGGCAGCAGCTACAGGAGGGGAGTAACGATGAAGCAATCATTAATGAGCAATTTTTCTAAGCTTGGCCCGTTAATTGGTCTACTGTTAATTATAACCATTTTATCTTTCTTAAGCGATAACTTTTTTACCATTGATAACTTACTCAACCTTCTAAGGCAGATTTCTATTAATGCCCTGATTGCTTTTGGTATGACGTTCGTCATCTTAACAGGTGGAATTGACCTTTCTGTCGGGTCCATCCTAGCGTTTGGCAGTGCTTTAACAGCTGGTATGCTTGCTAGTGGCATGGATCCGTTACTTGCCGTATTAATTGGGTTATTAGCAGGATTTGCTATGGGAGCGGTAAATGGGTTTGTTATTACAAAAGGGAAAGTTGCCCCCTTTATTGCCACACTAGCCACGATGACGATCTTCCGCGGTGCTACGCTAGTTTATACAGAAGGGCGCCCCATCACAGGGTTATCAGACAGCTTCACATTTGAAATGATCGGTGGGGGTTATGTATTCGGCATCCCTTTTCCAGCAATAGTAATGCTTGTGGTTTTCGTCATCTTATTCTATATCTTGCGTAACACTGTTTTTGGTAGACAAGTATATTCCGTTGGTGGGAATGAAGAAGCTTCTATCCTATCAGGGATTAAAGCAGACCGCGTGAAAATATGGGTGTACTCGCTAACCGGGATGCTGTCCGTTTTAGGTGGAATCATTTTGACAAGTCGGTTAAATTCAGCTCAGCCGACAGCTGGAACCATGTACGAGCTTGATGCCATTGCTGCCGTTGTGCTTGGTGGGACAAGCCTTGCGGGTGGTCGAGGGCGAATCGTCGGTACGTTGATCGGTGCTTTAATTATTGGCGTACTTGATAATGGACTGAATTTATTAAACGTATCATCCTTCTATCAACAAATTGTCAAGGGTGGCGTCATTCTACTCGCTGTCTTGCTTGATCGCAAGTCTAACTAACAAACATGATGTTCTTCCATGAACATGATGATATAAAAATATTTCAAGGAGGAAATACACATGAGTAAATGGATCAAATCACTTGGACTCTTAGCTTTATTGTTGATCGTTGCTACAGCCTGCTCGACAGAACCACCAGGATCTTCCTCAGATGATTCCAGCGGAGAAAGCCAAGGATCTGAGGATGACACAGTTAAAATAGGACTTTCCATTTCAACTTTGAACAATCCGTTCTTTGTTTCATTGCGTGATGGTGCGCAAGCTGCTGCAAAGGAAGCCGGTTTCGAACTCCTAACGTCAGACGCTCAGAATGATTCAGCAACACAGGTTAGTGATATTGAAGACTTATTACAGCAAAATATTGATGTCCTACTGGTAAACCCTACGGATTCTGCAGCCATTGTTTCTGCCATAGAGTCAGCGAATAACGCTGATGTTCCTGTCATCACAGTTGACCGCAGTGCTGATGGTGGTGATGTCGTCTCACACATTGCTTCTGATAACGTAGCCGGCGGAGAAATGGCTGGAAAATTTATTGCAGAACAATTGGGTGAAGAAGGTAACGTTGTTGAGCTAGAAGGGATCCCTGGTGCATCAGCTACTCGTGAGCGTGGGAAAGGTTTTCACAATATTATTGATGGCATCGATGGGATTGAGGTCGTTGCCAATCAATCAGCGAACTTTGACCGTTCTGAAGGATTAACGGTTATGGAAAACATTTTACAGAGTACAGACGACATTGACGCTGTTTTTGCCCATAATGATGAAATGGCTTTAGGTGCTGTCCAAGCTTTAGAATCAAACAATTTGCTTGAAGATGTTACGGTTGTAGGCTTTGATGCCACGGATGATGCACGGGCAGCTGTTTCTGAAGGACGCATGGATGCTACTGTCGCCCAGCAGCCGAAGCTGATCGGTGAACAAGCGATTGAGACAGCTGGAAAAGTAGCAAACGGAGAAAGTGTGGATGAATTCATTCCTGTTGAACTGCAACTTGTAACAGAATAATAGGTGTAGGTTGTTAAATTTAAACCCCTTCAGGATGTACACCAACCTTAAAAATCATAAAGGAATCCCTTCTTTTCACTGGAGGGATTCTTTTACGTTTACTGTATAGCTATAAGCAGTGTCTCAATTTCATTGGGCACTCCAACTTCACTACTCATCCCATAATAGAATCCATGGAAAGTTACCAAGTGTATTGGGCACTTTTTCAGAACCTACATATGAGGGTTCAATCTTACAAATTCCGAAATTCTAAATAATCATCTTATACTAGACTTCTTCACTACAAGAAAAATTAAGCGATACAGCAGGCGAAAGGAGCGGTTCACTAACGAAAATTCGTTAGACTGTTTCTTGGTCAAGCAATTTGAACAATATAATCAGTGATTCGCGATTCGTTGCCATACTGGATAATCTATTAACATCATCATCAACCCCTTTATGTACGATTACAATCGCTGATATTCAGGAAGATCTATCATTATGTCGGGACCTCTCTAAAATTCTAGGTATTAACCAAAACCCTATGACAATACCTGCTTGCTATACTACTTCCCACTAAATTGCTTATGTTTATTCCCTCATTATTTATTAGTGTACTTAGTAAAAATGAGAAGGAAGCCAAAAAAGTCGCAGTTGAAAGGCTTATAGTGATACGCTTTTTTACACTCATAAGCCCCCTCCTCGATTGATCTAATTTGTTCTGCTTAACTGCCCGACAGCCGTATAAAAACAATAAAATGGACTGTATCTAAGCAGTCCGTTATTCAACTCTTGCGCTCGTTCGTTTTATAAGGTCAGCCAGTTATTAAAGTGTACCCTTTGTAAAGGACATTTTATATTTCTGGTTGACCTATGTTTAATAGGTT comes from the Halobacillus shinanisalinarum genome and includes:
- a CDS encoding LacI family DNA-binding transcriptional regulator, which codes for MTTIKDVAKLAEVSVATVSRVLNKNGYVHTETEKRVADAIKQLNYKPNDVARSLFKGRSKMIALLVPDIMNPFFPELARAVEDVTKQHNFTFVLCNTDDDIDKEMAYLDALKQKSVDGIIIVSSTITAEDINGMGTPIVALDRILSSSLSSVTVNNCVGAREAVQHLKAIGCQRIAHVSGPENVSNAKQRLKGYLEEVQDEQWFHPSYIEQGDYHFENAKAATEKLLNKHRDIDGLFVANDLMGVGALKAAESLGINVPEDLSIIAFDGISLGETTSPALTTMAQPIYQAGARAAEILIEQIENQNLATTNEEFSVKLVERQSTRRCSP
- a CDS encoding ribokinase; the protein is MSHQPTVTVVGSINMDLAVSTDVMPLQGETVLGKKFATYPGGKGANQAVAAARLGANVNMIGAVGGDIFGRELLHHLHNETIDTSAVHTLDHVPSGTATIILSEQDNRIIVAPGANGMVSPELVQSHKSIIKNSDVILLQLEIPIETISYVAALAYDLGVPVILNPAPYQKLPAALLSQVEFLTPNETEAKSLTKDPVLDILREKMIITQGDRVLSFTGTTQT
- a CDS encoding PfkB family carbohydrate kinase, encoding MTIPGYNVPLQDTTGAGDTFNGALATRLASGKRLEDAVNYANAAAAMSVTKLGAQSGMPIKDEVEQFLQERSDHQ
- the rbsD gene encoding D-ribose pyranase, translated to MKKTGILNRELASILARLGHTDTIIIADCGMPIPEDTKCVDLSVTLGSPSFESILQVIADDMEIEAITLAEEMKQHNASIHDNVLSYSKSIHYTSHEDLKTQAKNAKAVIRTGENTPYANAILQSGVIF
- a CDS encoding sugar ABC transporter ATP-binding protein, which codes for MVATPFIEMSKINKSFAGNQVLKDVDFTVHPGEVHALMGENGAGKSTLIKVLTGIHPRDGGTIQLKGEEVTFTNPKQAEHKGMVVIHQELNIIPHLTVTQNMFLGKELTYGKSGILKMKEMRQQTLENLERLGVTNINPDEEAGHLSVGKQQMVEIARAVSTNAEMIIMDEPTAALTEREIERLFDVVNSLREQNVSIIYISHRMEEIFQICDRITVLRDGSYVGTENISETSFKAIVKMMVGRELGERFPERTGERGDVVLEVKHLARTGLFTDVNFSVHQGEILGVAGLMGAGRTEIMEAIFGSRKKTHGSISLNGEPLTIKHPRDAIRSGIGFITEDRKDEGLVLNLSIRENIALTNTKAISNGGWISSSNEMKLIDELIEKLHVRTTGREQEVRSLSGGNQQKVVIAKWLGIKPKLLILDEPTRGVDVGAKKEIYHIMNELTEQGVAIIMVSSELPEVLGVSDRIMVIHEGKVARIIDSDEADQEKIMAAATGGE
- the rbsC gene encoding ribose ABC transporter permease; translated protein: MKQSLMSNFSKLGPLIGLLLIITILSFLSDNFFTIDNLLNLLRQISINALIAFGMTFVILTGGIDLSVGSILAFGSALTAGMLASGMDPLLAVLIGLLAGFAMGAVNGFVITKGKVAPFIATLATMTIFRGATLVYTEGRPITGLSDSFTFEMIGGGYVFGIPFPAIVMLVVFVILFYILRNTVFGRQVYSVGGNEEASILSGIKADRVKIWVYSLTGMLSVLGGIILTSRLNSAQPTAGTMYELDAIAAVVLGGTSLAGGRGRIVGTLIGALIIGVLDNGLNLLNVSSFYQQIVKGGVILLAVLLDRKSN
- the rbsB gene encoding ribose ABC transporter substrate-binding protein RbsB; the protein is MSKWIKSLGLLALLLIVATACSTEPPGSSSDDSSGESQGSEDDTVKIGLSISTLNNPFFVSLRDGAQAAAKEAGFELLTSDAQNDSATQVSDIEDLLQQNIDVLLVNPTDSAAIVSAIESANNADVPVITVDRSADGGDVVSHIASDNVAGGEMAGKFIAEQLGEEGNVVELEGIPGASATRERGKGFHNIIDGIDGIEVVANQSANFDRSEGLTVMENILQSTDDIDAVFAHNDEMALGAVQALESNNLLEDVTVVGFDATDDARAAVSEGRMDATVAQQPKLIGEQAIETAGKVANGESVDEFIPVELQLVTE